The Candidatus Poribacteria bacterium DNA window CGATTCGGGGGCGTTCAACAGCCAGTCGTCACTTTTCATCTCCTCCGATCTGAAAACCGGGAGGCTCATCACATCCATGTCTTCCTCCTTTTCACCTCTTGACTCTCGACCATATAATGCCATGGAGGAGGAGTTCTGTCAAGTTTAGGGCTTTTCAACGCTTTTCGCCATCGCTGTGGTGGTAGGCTATCTCCATGCCATCAACGCTTGTGAATACTACCCGCCCTGCGTTTGACATCGCTATGCCGATCTGATATAATCTGAAAGAAGGCCACCCTGCTGAAGAGTAGCCGGTCAGCTCAAGGAGGGAGAAAGGATGCGCTTCACGGTGGAGGAGTTCAGGGATCTGGTGAGGGTCTTGGAGGAACATCCCGAGTGGCGCTCCGAGCTGAGAAGGGTGCTCCTTACCGACGAGCTTCTGAAGCTGCCCCAGGTGGTGAGTCGGCTCGCCGAGGAGCAGCATGCTCTGGCAGCTCAGGTTCGACAGCTAGCAGAGGAACAACGTGCCTTAGCGGCCCAGGTTCGTCAATTAGCAGAGGACCAGCGTGCTCTGACGGCCCAAGTTCGACGGCTAACCCAGAAGGTGGACGACCTCGTCACCTGGCAGAGGGGAGAGGCTGGGAGGAGAGAGGGTGAGAGATATGAGAGGATGACCGTCAGGAGGGGACCTGTGCTCTTCAGCGGGGGGATGGGCGGATCAACCGACAACCCCGTCGTTCAAAGGCGGCTCGTCAGATGGCTTAAGCCGATATTCGAGAGCGATAGGTTCTTGGAGACCGAGGAGGACCCGACGCTTGCGGATCTGATCTGGTGGAAGGGGGACAGGGTTGCCGTCGTGGAGATATCGTTGAAGGTCAACGGGAGGGATGTGCTGAGGGCTTCCAGGAGAGCGGAGGTTTTAAGCTCGATTGGGGTGAACGCCTTCCCCGTGGTGATAGGTGAGGATTGGGCCGGTTCGGCGGCGAAGGCTATGGCCGAGGAAAGAGGGGTTGAGTGGATGATCGCCGGCATGTCATCTGAGGGGCTGATCTCCTTCCGACGTTTATCTCATTCCTCCCGTAGCACTTCAGGCGGATAGGCGGATACATACTCCCTGGCACTCCTCATCCGGATTTAAGGACACAGGGAAGCACCCATACCACGCCTGATTACACCAAATCATTGAGAAGCCCTATATCAAGCTCGGCGCTTGCAAATCCCCATTGGGCAAGCTATAATAGATTGAGCGGGCTTAGCATGAAGGCAAGTTCAGCCCTGGCTGGGGGCGGTCAAACTCAGCCGTCCGGGGATGCTCCGGACTGGTGGGGATGGAAGATGCCCAGACTTGGAGTTAACGTGGATCACGTCGCCACGTTAAGGGAGGCGAGAAAGATCGAAGAGCCCGACCCGGTCGCCGCTGCCGTCATCGTCGAGCTGGCCGGCGCACACGGGATCGTGTGTCACCTGAGAGAGGATAGAAGACATATCAAGGAGAGGGATCTGTACCTGCTGAGGCAGATAGTCAAGACGAAACTCAACCTGGAGATGGCGGCCAACGATGAGATCATAAAGATCGCCCTCGACGTCAAGCCGGATAAGATCACCCTCGTCCCCGAAAGAAGGGAGGAGCTCACAACCGAAGGCGGGTTGGACGTGGCCGGCAACATGAGGAAACTCCGTAAGGTGGTCAAGAAGTTCAGCGATGCCGGCTTACCTGTCAGCATGTTCATCGAGGCTGACCCGAGACAGATCGAGGCCTCCAAGGAGGTGGGCGCTCAGGAGATAGAGATACATACAGGCAGATACTCGGAGGCGAAAAGCGAGGAGGAGGCGAAGGCCGAGCTGGAGAAAATAACCGAAGGGGTGAAGATCGGACTGGATATGGGCCTCGTCGTTCACGCCGGACACGGGCTTAACTATCGAAACGTCCAGCCGATAGCCCGGATACCCGGGATAGATGAACTGAACATCGGGCATTCCATCATCGGAAGGGCCGTCTTCGTCGGATTGGAGAGGGCGGTCAGGGAGATGCTGGAGCTCATAAGAACGGCATGATACTCGGGGTGGGCGTAGATCTCGTCGAGATAAATAGGATCAAGGCAGCCTTCGATCGCTGGGGCGATAGGTTCAGGCGGAGGATCTTCACCCGAAGGGAGATAGA harbors:
- a CDS encoding pyridoxine 5'-phosphate synthase; its protein translation is MPRLGVNVDHVATLREARKIEEPDPVAAAVIVELAGAHGIVCHLREDRRHIKERDLYLLRQIVKTKLNLEMAANDEIIKIALDVKPDKITLVPERREELTTEGGLDVAGNMRKLRKVVKKFSDAGLPVSMFIEADPRQIEASKEVGAQEIEIHTGRYSEAKSEEEAKAELEKITEGVKIGLDMGLVVHAGHGLNYRNVQPIARIPGIDELNIGHSIIGRAVFVGLERAVREMLELIRTA